One genomic region from Prochlorococcus marinus CUG1433 encodes:
- the argJ gene encoding bifunctional glutamate N-acetyltransferase/amino-acid acetyltransferase ArgJ — MSQLDSNWSFVDDSKGTPKRFLFAGISAGLKASKKKDLALILAPEGSIFSGLFTQSIVRASCVDICEERIKRASGFVRAILINSGQANACTGNLGLHHFQIATAKIAEFLGIKEEEVLMCSTGVIGVPIQINNLVKNLPNLVSDLKVNNFQNAAEAILTTDLTLKKILIETTIQGRKIKIAGFAKGSGMIYPNMATMLAFLTCDAGIEKEVWDKMISIAVKKSFNAISVDGETSTNDSFIAINAGEKIDKRFFPIIQKGIDIVCQNLAKNIARDGEGANCLLEVLVQGAKNTEDAIMVAKFVCNSALVKTAIHGCDPNWGRIISAAGNSGVEFNLNEVDLYIGNDQILEKGKLKQYDSNKVTEYIRSKMNGKYLVDDIVQIMINLNSGESKGTAWGCDLSKKYVEINSEYTT; from the coding sequence TTGAGCCAGTTAGATTCCAATTGGTCTTTTGTTGATGACAGTAAGGGAACACCCAAGAGGTTTCTTTTCGCTGGGATATCAGCTGGATTAAAAGCTTCTAAAAAAAAAGATTTAGCACTAATACTCGCTCCAGAAGGCAGTATTTTTAGTGGGTTGTTCACCCAATCAATAGTTCGCGCTTCATGTGTGGATATTTGTGAAGAAAGAATTAAAAGAGCTTCGGGATTTGTACGAGCAATTCTAATTAATTCTGGTCAAGCAAATGCATGTACAGGAAATCTTGGACTTCATCATTTTCAAATTGCTACAGCAAAGATTGCGGAATTTTTAGGAATAAAGGAAGAAGAAGTTTTAATGTGCTCAACTGGTGTAATTGGTGTTCCTATACAAATAAATAATTTAGTAAAAAATTTACCAAATTTAGTTAGTGATTTAAAAGTTAATAATTTTCAAAATGCAGCAGAAGCAATTTTAACTACTGATTTGACTTTGAAAAAAATTTTAATAGAGACGACTATTCAAGGTAGAAAAATAAAAATTGCAGGATTCGCAAAAGGTTCAGGAATGATTTACCCCAATATGGCTACAATGCTTGCTTTTCTTACATGTGATGCGGGTATTGAAAAAGAAGTATGGGACAAGATGATTTCGATTGCCGTTAAAAAATCTTTTAATGCGATATCAGTTGATGGAGAAACAAGCACAAATGATTCATTTATTGCAATAAATGCAGGAGAGAAAATTGATAAAAGATTTTTTCCAATTATTCAAAAAGGGATTGATATTGTGTGTCAAAACTTAGCAAAAAATATTGCAAGAGATGGAGAGGGAGCCAATTGTCTATTAGAAGTTTTGGTTCAAGGAGCAAAAAATACTGAAGATGCAATTATGGTGGCTAAATTTGTTTGTAATTCTGCATTAGTAAAAACTGCGATCCATGGCTGTGATCCTAATTGGGGAAGAATTATTTCAGCTGCAGGTAATTCTGGAGTTGAATTCAATTTAAATGAAGTTGACTTGTATATTGGTAATGATCAGATATTAGAAAAGGGCAAGTTAAAACAATATGATTCGAATAAAGTCACTGAATATATTAGGTCCAAAATGAATGGTAAATATTTAGTTGATGATATTGTACAAATTATGATTAATCTAAATTCTGGCGAATCGAAAGGTACAGCCTGGGGATGCGATCTCTCTAAAAAGTACGTTGAAATAAATAGCGAATATACTACTTAA
- a CDS encoding aldo/keto reductase, whose protein sequence is MKKRIGIGTWSWGNKLFWDYQSTNDDDLRETFNEALRRGFDLIDTADSYGTGNLHGRSELLIGKFLLNIPSAKKKRIQVATKLAPYPWRIGERGFNKPFLKSLERLNNKLDIVQLHWSTAKYNPWQELGLLNNLCDLKDQGFDFQIGLSNIGPQRLKQLIKFLAKRDQRLKSVQIQFSLLAPNLEKQYQVKKICEENNIDFFAYSPLSFGILCIDPDKEEKKEKSFIRNALFENYKKPTYALRKCLKRIANQRSVSQAQVAINWCCYQGTIPLVGMRKKSQVIDLANVFKWNLNKNEFTILQEASKNCLKKMPNNPFSSI, encoded by the coding sequence GTGAAGAAAAGAATTGGAATAGGTACTTGGTCTTGGGGAAATAAGCTGTTTTGGGATTACCAATCTACTAATGACGATGATTTACGTGAGACTTTTAATGAAGCATTACGAAGAGGTTTTGATCTAATTGATACTGCAGATTCTTATGGTACTGGGAATCTTCATGGTAGAAGTGAATTATTGATAGGCAAATTTTTACTAAATATTCCTTCAGCAAAGAAAAAAAGAATTCAAGTAGCAACCAAACTTGCACCTTATCCCTGGAGGATCGGTGAAAGAGGATTTAATAAACCTTTTTTAAAAAGTTTAGAAAGACTTAATAACAAATTAGATATAGTGCAATTACATTGGTCAACTGCAAAATATAATCCTTGGCAGGAATTAGGTCTTTTGAATAATCTTTGCGATTTAAAAGATCAAGGCTTTGATTTTCAAATCGGCTTATCAAACATAGGTCCTCAAAGGTTAAAACAATTAATTAAATTCTTGGCAAAAAGAGATCAGAGGCTAAAAAGCGTTCAGATACAGTTTTCTTTGCTTGCTCCCAATTTAGAAAAACAATATCAGGTAAAAAAAATATGCGAAGAAAATAATATTGATTTCTTTGCTTATAGTCCTTTGTCTTTTGGAATACTTTGTATTGATCCGGATAAAGAAGAAAAAAAAGAAAAAAGTTTTATTCGTAATGCATTATTTGAAAACTATAAAAAACCAACATATGCATTGCGGAAGTGTCTAAAAAGGATTGCGAATCAAAGATCAGTTTCCCAAGCTCAAGTAGCAATTAATTGGTGTTGTTATCAAGGAACTATTCCACTCGTTGGAATGCGAAAAAAATCTCAAGTTATAGATTTAGCGAACGTATTCAAGTGGAATTTAAATAAAAATGAATTTACAATTCTTCAGGAAGCTTCAAAAAATTGTCTTAAAAAAATGCCAAACAATCCTTTTTCGAGTATTTAA
- a CDS encoding dephospho-CoA kinase, with translation MDILQKSKNNQRRIGLTGGIASGKTTITNYIRKHKKIPILDADNLSRELIKPNTYGYKKILDYFGNKIINNKNNPERAINRKLLRNIIFKHSESKDWLEKLLHPLIKEKMIEECSRYKNTQTLVLVIPLLFEAKFEDICTEIWLVKCPRETQKKRLMTRDKMSEKEAYETINLQLSFEEKRKFSDIILDNSDEQNKWIKTIKELL, from the coding sequence ATGGATATTCTTCAAAAATCAAAAAACAATCAAAGAAGAATTGGTTTAACAGGAGGTATTGCCAGTGGGAAAACAACCATAACTAATTACATTAGAAAACATAAAAAGATTCCAATTTTAGATGCAGATAATTTATCAAGAGAATTAATCAAACCAAATACATATGGATATAAGAAAATTTTAGACTACTTTGGAAATAAAATTATTAATAATAAGAACAATCCAGAAAGGGCAATAAACAGAAAACTTTTAAGAAACATTATCTTTAAACATTCAGAAAGTAAAGATTGGCTTGAAAAACTACTTCACCCATTAATTAAAGAAAAAATGATAGAAGAATGCAGTCGTTACAAAAATACTCAAACTTTAGTATTGGTTATTCCATTATTATTTGAAGCAAAATTTGAAGATATTTGTACTGAAATATGGTTAGTTAAATGTCCTAGAGAAACACAAAAAAAAAGACTTATGACAAGAGATAAAATGAGCGAAAAAGAAGCATACGAAACCATAAATCTTCAATTAAGTTTTGAAGAAAAAAGAAAATTTTCAGACATTATTTTAGATAATTCAGATGAACAAAATAAATGGATCAAGACAATAAAAGAGCTTCTCTAA
- a CDS encoding AAA family ATPase, translating to MFITVCGQKGGVAKTCTSIHLASVWHSEGKKVCIVDADKNRSALAYASRGNLPFPVFPVSSAAKASRSSEIVITDGQASSDTEELKHLAYGSDLVILPTTAKARSVELTVELANLLSNLKVNHAVVIVKVDFRQQKAAQQAKTALENYGLYVFDTFIPLLSAFDKAEASGNAVFEAVDDLGRSDPRRMTGWSAYCSIASQIPCLISKPSSDTNNLNNQQPISA from the coding sequence TTGTTCATTACCGTTTGCGGACAAAAAGGGGGGGTGGCCAAGACCTGCACAAGTATTCACCTTGCAAGTGTATGGCATTCTGAAGGTAAAAAAGTTTGCATAGTCGATGCCGACAAGAATAGATCTGCATTAGCGTACGCATCTAGAGGCAATCTTCCATTTCCAGTTTTTCCCGTCAGTTCAGCTGCTAAAGCATCAAGATCATCAGAAATTGTAATAACTGATGGCCAGGCTAGCAGTGATACAGAGGAACTTAAACACTTAGCGTATGGTTCGGATTTAGTTATCTTGCCTACAACTGCAAAAGCAAGGTCAGTAGAATTAACTGTTGAACTAGCTAATTTATTAAGTAACTTAAAAGTTAACCATGCAGTAGTAATTGTAAAAGTTGATTTTAGACAGCAAAAAGCAGCGCAACAAGCCAAAACAGCTCTAGAAAATTATGGTTTATATGTTTTTGATACATTTATACCCTTACTTTCAGCATTTGATAAAGCGGAAGCCTCGGGAAATGCCGTATTTGAAGCTGTAGACGATTTAGGTAGATCAGATCCTCGTCGAATGACGGGCTGGTCTGCTTATTGTTCAATTGCCTCACAAATTCCATGCCTGATTTCGAAGCCCTCATCCGACACCAACAACTTAAACAACCAACAACCAATCAGCGCTTAA